One genomic segment of Bacillota bacterium includes these proteins:
- a CDS encoding ATP-binding cassette domain-containing protein — protein sequence MIEIRGLCKDYGQIKAVDNLDLTIQQGEIFGLLGPNGAGKTTTVRILTTLARPTAGEVFINGWEVTRQASHVKKEIGVVPQHINLDQELSAWENLELHGRLYRIPRGERRARTQELLAFVGLHDRASTPVEHFSGGMKRRLMIARALMHRPRTLFLDEPTVGLDPQVRRRLWDLIRSLNGQGITILLTTHYIEEAEALCHRVGILNRGRLIALGTPEELKARVGRVVVEVPNQNETEYRVFENREQALQYAAALDRDVVIRESNLEDVFVELTGHKVGD from the coding sequence TTGATCGAGATACGTGGTCTATGTAAAGATTATGGCCAAATCAAGGCAGTAGATAACCTCGACCTTACCATTCAGCAGGGGGAAATCTTTGGTCTGTTAGGCCCCAACGGGGCGGGAAAAACAACGACAGTACGGATCCTTACAACCCTTGCCAGGCCAACGGCAGGAGAGGTTTTTATTAACGGTTGGGAGGTTACCCGCCAGGCTTCGCATGTAAAAAAAGAGATCGGGGTAGTTCCCCAGCACATAAATTTAGACCAGGAATTATCGGCTTGGGAAAACCTCGAGTTGCACGGACGCCTTTACAGGATTCCTCGGGGAGAACGCCGCGCCAGGACCCAAGAACTCCTTGCTTTTGTGGGTTTGCATGACCGTGCCAGCACTCCTGTGGAACATTTTTCTGGAGGGATGAAAAGACGTTTGATGATCGCCCGCGCCCTGATGCACAGGCCGCGGACCCTTTTTCTGGATGAGCCGACCGTTGGGCTCGACCCCCAGGTGCGCCGCCGGCTCTGGGATTTGATCAGGAGCCTCAACGGACAGGGAATCACAATTCTATTGACTACCCATTACATCGAAGAGGCCGAGGCCCTGTGCCACCGGGTGGGAATCCTGAACAGGGGGAGGCTCATTGCCCTGGGAACACCTGAAGAATTGAAGGCCAGGGTGGGCAGGGTTGTGGTGGAGGTACCCAACCAGAATGAAACCGAATACCGGGTTTTCGAAAACCGGGAGCAAGCCCTCCAGTACGCAGCTGCACTGGACCGCGATGTGGTGATCAGGGAAAGCAACCTCGAAGATGTTTTTGTAGAACTAACAGGCCATAAAGTAGGTGACTGA
- a CDS encoding ABC transporter substrate-binding protein produces MKKKLSLKPLVLVFIVLLSLAAAGCSRNEQQATGEAKKTTITIKDSTGKDITVPGGLSRVVLLNSDAAEALRVLGVSGDIIAGVSDSVREDPYLGLEGKPSVGKSFTPNIEKIAQLKPQAVITYGKWPDTKLEEKLEPVGIRVIRLDFYKPETYDRDLSAAAKLFEKEKRAETFLNWKTEKTAVVTERVKKLKEQEKVKVYGTWYSSFEKGEWKPYAQGTALHQGIEAAGGVNIARELEGYPAVSAEWVLQKNPDAAVFGVLEEKGLGYTAADSTVAVGLRNNALQNQVLSKTGAGRKESVYFLNTKLLGGDKTYLGALYLAKWFYPELFKDIDPDQVLQEYFEKWLRVPFKGIWAYPKQ; encoded by the coding sequence ATGAAAAAGAAATTGTCTTTAAAGCCGTTAGTGCTCGTCTTTATCGTTCTTTTATCCCTGGCGGCTGCGGGATGCAGTCGAAATGAACAGCAGGCAACAGGCGAGGCAAAAAAAACTACCATCACCATTAAAGATTCCACCGGGAAGGATATTACCGTTCCCGGAGGATTGAGCAGGGTCGTGTTGCTCAATTCAGATGCTGCTGAAGCCCTGCGAGTTCTCGGAGTTTCCGGGGATATAATTGCAGGGGTGAGCGATAGTGTCCGGGAGGATCCTTACCTCGGCCTGGAAGGTAAGCCTTCTGTAGGGAAATCCTTTACACCCAACATTGAGAAAATAGCCCAGTTAAAGCCCCAAGCCGTGATAACGTATGGCAAGTGGCCGGACACGAAGCTGGAGGAGAAACTGGAGCCGGTTGGGATCAGGGTGATCAGGCTTGATTTTTACAAGCCCGAAACTTATGACCGCGATCTTTCCGCTGCAGCTAAGCTCTTCGAAAAGGAGAAAAGAGCGGAGACTTTCCTCAATTGGAAGACCGAAAAAACAGCGGTTGTAACGGAGCGGGTGAAAAAATTAAAAGAACAGGAAAAGGTCAAGGTGTACGGTACATGGTACTCTTCCTTCGAAAAAGGGGAATGGAAACCGTATGCCCAGGGAACAGCGCTCCATCAAGGGATTGAGGCGGCGGGGGGCGTGAATATTGCGCGGGAACTCGAGGGTTATCCTGCCGTTAGTGCAGAGTGGGTGTTACAGAAAAATCCCGATGCAGCAGTATTTGGCGTTCTTGAAGAGAAAGGGCTGGGATATACCGCGGCGGACTCCACCGTTGCGGTCGGATTAAGGAACAATGCTCTTCAGAACCAAGTCTTGAGTAAAACGGGAGCGGGAAGGAAGGAAAGCGTTTATTTCCTCAATACTAAATTGCTCGGCGGTGACAAGACGTACCTGGGTGCCCTCTATCTTGCCAAATGGTTCTACCCCGAGCTTTTTAAAGATATTGACCCTGATCAGGTGCTCCAGGAGTATTTCGAAAAGTGGTTGAGGGTTCCTTTCAAGGGGATCTGGGCATACCCGAAGCAATAA
- a CDS encoding ATP-binding protein codes for MDQVSEQVGRHVYPFPAIVGQDEMKLALILNAINPKLAGVLIRGEKGTAKSTAVRALAALLPENEVVADCIFGCNPDDLTTMCGSCRERLLREEGFPRAWRKMRVVDLPVSATEDRVVGTLDLEEAIKKGEKRFEPGVLAEANRGILYVDEVNLLDDHIVDVLLDSAAMGVNTVEREGVSFTHPANFILVGTMNPEEGELRPQLLDRFGLCVQITGILDPALRVEVIRRRVAFEEDPAGFCATWEGEQERLRQKIFAAKKLLPQVQVPEKLLYLIAEIAIEMGVDGHRADLIMMKAAKTMAAFEGREEVTEEDIRSTADLALRHRMRRRPFQDLELDQKKLEGILTRGVNPASTYAYIHSHTHAHSHSHDHKHLPSPGARSR; via the coding sequence ATGGATCAAGTTTCAGAACAGGTTGGAAGGCATGTTTACCCCTTTCCGGCAATCGTCGGCCAGGATGAGATGAAGCTCGCCCTGATCCTCAATGCCATCAACCCCAAGCTGGCCGGGGTTTTGATCCGGGGGGAGAAAGGGACGGCAAAATCCACGGCTGTAAGGGCCCTGGCCGCCCTCCTTCCAGAGAACGAGGTGGTGGCGGACTGTATCTTCGGCTGTAACCCGGATGATCTCACCACCATGTGCGGCTCTTGCAGAGAGCGGCTTTTGCGGGAGGAGGGATTTCCCAGGGCGTGGCGGAAAATGCGCGTCGTGGACCTCCCCGTGTCGGCTACTGAAGACCGGGTAGTGGGAACCCTCGACCTGGAAGAGGCAATTAAAAAAGGGGAGAAGCGTTTTGAACCCGGAGTACTGGCCGAGGCCAACCGCGGCATCCTCTACGTGGACGAGGTCAACCTTTTGGATGACCATATCGTTGACGTGCTGCTTGACTCCGCTGCGATGGGGGTAAACACTGTAGAGCGGGAGGGGGTCTCCTTTACCCACCCCGCCAACTTTATCCTCGTGGGGACCATGAACCCGGAAGAAGGTGAACTACGCCCCCAACTGCTGGACCGTTTTGGTTTATGCGTCCAGATTACGGGGATTCTCGATCCTGCTCTGAGGGTGGAGGTGATAAGGAGAAGGGTCGCCTTCGAAGAGGACCCCGCCGGGTTCTGCGCCACTTGGGAAGGTGAACAGGAAAGGCTCAGGCAGAAGATTTTCGCGGCAAAGAAGCTCCTGCCGCAGGTGCAGGTACCGGAAAAACTTCTCTACCTCATTGCCGAGATCGCCATCGAAATGGGGGTGGACGGGCACCGCGCCGACCTCATCATGATGAAAGCCGCAAAGACCATGGCGGCCTTCGAGGGGCGGGAGGAAGTCACCGAGGAGGACATCAGGTCCACGGCTGACCTCGCCCTGCGCCACCGGATGCGCCGCAGGCCTTTCCAGGACCTCGAGCTTGACCAGAAGAAGCTGGAAGGAATCCTGACCCGGGGCGTAAACCCCGCTTCCACCTATGCCTATATCCATTCCCACACTCACGCCCACAGCCATTCCCACGATCACAAACATTTACCCTCTCCGGGGGCACGCTCAAGATAA
- a CDS encoding putative cobaltochelatase, whose protein sequence is METSKSENKQLQEKNSGRCVFPFAALLGQEKMKKALLLNAVNPRLGGVLIRGEKGTAKSTAVRALAALLPEIPVVAGCPYQCHPFEPQKLCFSCMSRNMGGEPLPVVRRRVQVVDLPVSATEDRVVGSLDFEYAVKHGGRRFEPGLLARAHRGILYVDEVNLLDDHLVDILLDAAASGINFVEREGISYNHPAEFILVGTMNPEEGELRPQLIDRFGLCVQVDSELDPAVRVEIIKRREAFDQDPLGLLARWAEEEEKVRQQILAAQRLLPGVTVSPEMEELVTRVCTEARVAGHRADLVMTATARTLAAWYGRQEVTDQDVYEAAEFVLPHRMREAPPPPQELEPPEPEESEELEEQEEEKEEEQEEQPLPEGQESREEEQKDPPPQPAPPQGTPETIFAVGEPFPVRRISFKVKGLLRRGSGRRSRGQTATKSGRYVRSTSRWERNDLAFDATLRAAAPYQKRRKREGVAVVIQLADFREKVREKRIGNFLLFVVDASGSMGAQERMVEAKGAVLSLLLDAYQKRDRVGMVAFRGDRAEVLLPPTNSVERAQKLLAELPTGGRTPLSAGLLRAYEVANAHLFKDPDIRPLLIIISDGKANVSLGEERPLAEAFRVAELIKGEPRIKTLVVDVENNGFLSFGLAQQLATALEGDYYKLRDLQAERLLEAVHGALAGI, encoded by the coding sequence ATGGAGACTTCGAAAAGTGAGAACAAGCAGTTGCAAGAAAAGAACTCCGGGCGTTGCGTCTTTCCTTTTGCGGCGCTGTTGGGGCAGGAAAAAATGAAAAAGGCTTTACTTCTCAATGCCGTCAACCCCCGCCTGGGCGGCGTCCTTATCCGGGGGGAAAAGGGGACGGCTAAGTCTACGGCTGTAAGGGCCCTGGCTGCCTTGCTGCCGGAAATACCTGTGGTTGCGGGTTGCCCCTACCAGTGCCATCCCTTTGAACCCCAGAAACTGTGCTTTTCCTGCATGTCGCGTAATATGGGCGGAGAACCGTTGCCTGTTGTGCGGCGGCGGGTGCAGGTTGTGGATCTACCCGTGTCTGCCACGGAAGATCGGGTGGTGGGTAGCCTTGATTTTGAATATGCCGTAAAGCACGGGGGACGCCGTTTTGAGCCAGGTCTTTTAGCGCGGGCGCACCGGGGAATTTTATACGTCGACGAGGTCAATCTGCTGGATGACCATCTTGTAGATATTTTGCTGGACGCGGCCGCTTCGGGAATTAACTTTGTGGAGCGGGAGGGGATCTCTTACAACCACCCGGCTGAGTTCATCCTCGTGGGCACCATGAATCCCGAAGAAGGAGAACTGCGCCCGCAGCTGATCGACCGTTTCGGGCTTTGCGTTCAGGTGGACAGCGAACTAGATCCGGCGGTAAGGGTGGAAATCATCAAGCGCCGGGAGGCTTTTGACCAGGACCCGCTGGGGTTGCTTGCCAGGTGGGCTGAAGAGGAAGAAAAGGTGCGGCAGCAAATCCTTGCCGCCCAGCGCTTGCTGCCCGGGGTAACGGTTTCCCCGGAAATGGAAGAGTTGGTCACCCGGGTTTGCACCGAGGCGAGGGTGGCAGGGCACCGGGCGGACCTTGTAATGACCGCCACGGCGCGGACCCTTGCCGCCTGGTACGGGCGGCAGGAAGTAACCGACCAGGACGTTTACGAGGCGGCAGAGTTTGTTTTGCCCCACCGCATGCGGGAGGCGCCACCTCCACCCCAGGAACTGGAGCCACCGGAGCCGGAAGAGTCTGAAGAACTGGAGGAGCAGGAAGAAGAGAAAGAAGAAGAGCAGGAGGAACAACCTCTCCCTGAAGGGCAGGAGAGCCGGGAGGAAGAGCAAAAGGATCCACCCCCCCAGCCGGCTCCCCCCCAGGGTACACCTGAAACCATCTTCGCGGTGGGAGAGCCCTTCCCTGTGCGCCGGATCAGTTTTAAGGTGAAGGGCCTCTTGCGGCGCGGGTCCGGGCGCAGGTCCCGGGGGCAAACAGCCACCAAGTCGGGCCGTTACGTGCGGAGCACCTCGCGTTGGGAGCGAAACGACCTCGCCTTTGACGCCACCCTAAGGGCGGCGGCCCCCTACCAGAAGCGGCGGAAAAGGGAGGGGGTTGCGGTCGTCATCCAGCTTGCGGATTTTCGGGAAAAGGTCCGGGAAAAGAGGATCGGCAACTTCCTCCTCTTCGTTGTTGATGCCAGCGGGTCGATGGGGGCCCAGGAGCGGATGGTGGAGGCCAAGGGAGCGGTCCTCTCGCTGCTCCTCGACGCCTACCAGAAGCGGGACCGGGTGGGGATGGTTGCCTTTCGGGGAGACCGCGCCGAGGTACTTTTGCCTCCCACAAACAGTGTGGAACGCGCCCAGAAGCTTCTGGCGGAACTGCCCACCGGTGGCCGCACCCCGCTTTCCGCAGGGCTGCTCAGGGCCTACGAAGTGGCTAATGCCCATCTTTTCAAAGACCCCGATATCCGTCCCCTTTTGATCATCATTTCCGACGGGAAGGCTAATGTGAGTCTCGGCGAGGAGCGTCCGTTAGCGGAGGCCTTCCGGGTGGCCGAACTCATAAAAGGGGAGCCGCGCATCAAAACCCTTGTTGTGGACGTGGAAAATAACGGTTTTCTTTCCTTCGGCCTCGCCCAACAACTGGCAACCGCGCTGGAGGGAGACTATTACAAGCTCCGGGACCTCCAGGCAGAACGGCTGCTGGAGGCGGTGCACGGGGCCCTGGCCGGGATTTAA
- a CDS encoding ABC transporter permease, translated as MRDTYTVFWRELLMLRKKFLRFFAGSMVSPLLYLMAFGWGLGRNIQFGGANYLDFVVPGIMALSAMNGSYNATGTSLNISRLYHKTLEEFLVSPINVWSLVLGNVLGGVLRGLISAVIILVLAFLFGAQMHYNLWFFVALFLTCFLFAALGVVAAMVVNSHEDMARFGTFVILPMSFLCGTFFRVEKFPPLVAHLIQVLPLTHSALSLRAAALDAAFPLVSLVVLAAYAVFFFGLGIWVTLRVE; from the coding sequence ATGCGGGATACTTATACAGTTTTTTGGCGGGAACTGCTGATGCTCCGCAAAAAATTCCTGCGGTTTTTTGCCGGTAGCATGGTCAGCCCCCTGCTTTACCTGATGGCTTTTGGCTGGGGCTTGGGGCGGAATATCCAGTTTGGTGGAGCAAATTATCTTGACTTTGTCGTGCCGGGCATTATGGCCTTGAGCGCCATGAACGGAAGTTATAATGCAACAGGTACATCCCTCAACATCAGCCGCCTTTACCATAAGACTCTCGAGGAATTCCTGGTCTCTCCCATCAACGTTTGGTCGCTTGTGCTTGGTAACGTGCTCGGGGGAGTCTTGCGCGGTCTGATATCTGCGGTAATTATCCTTGTCCTGGCCTTTCTCTTTGGCGCCCAGATGCATTATAATCTCTGGTTTTTTGTAGCTCTGTTCCTCACCTGTTTCTTATTCGCTGCCCTGGGCGTGGTGGCCGCGATGGTGGTTAATTCCCATGAAGACATGGCGCGTTTCGGGACTTTTGTCATCCTTCCCATGAGTTTCCTGTGCGGGACCTTCTTCCGGGTGGAAAAATTCCCACCCCTTGTGGCTCATTTGATTCAGGTTCTCCCCCTTACCCATTCCGCTCTCTCGCTCCGGGCCGCAGCCCTGGATGCCGCGTTTCCCCTGGTTTCCCTGGTAGTTCTGGCGGCATATGCCGTATTTTTCTTCGGCCTGGGGATCTGGGTAACATTGAGGGTGGAGTAA
- a CDS encoding ABC transporter ATP-binding protein, whose translation MKLKVKGICFRYGSRGVLRDVELEARAGEILAIIGPNGAGKSTLIRCINRILKPYLGTVFLDGKEFFHLKAQERAQIMGYVPQTSGEAFPCTVFETVLMGRKPHLSWGVGKGDLEVVGAVLQRLGLAGFAERYLAELSGGERQKVYLARALTQEPDVLLLDEPTSNLDVKHQLEVLELVRDVAKQQEKCVLMVMHDLNLAVRFSDQLLMLKDGLVFAAGNPQGVLTPENIRAVYEVEAMIVPTSLGPYVITARASNGAVNTGEEHRQVAASIGMR comes from the coding sequence ATGAAGCTGAAGGTAAAGGGAATCTGTTTTCGCTATGGAAGCCGGGGAGTGCTCCGGGACGTGGAGCTGGAGGCCAGAGCAGGGGAGATTCTCGCCATCATCGGTCCCAATGGAGCGGGCAAGAGCACTTTGATCCGCTGCATCAACAGGATCCTGAAGCCGTATCTGGGGACCGTCTTTCTAGACGGAAAAGAGTTCTTCCATCTTAAGGCTCAGGAGCGCGCTCAAATAATGGGCTACGTCCCCCAGACCTCAGGCGAAGCCTTTCCTTGCACTGTGTTTGAGACTGTTTTAATGGGGCGGAAACCTCATCTCAGTTGGGGTGTCGGAAAAGGCGATCTGGAAGTGGTGGGTGCGGTTCTTCAGCGCCTGGGACTCGCGGGCTTCGCGGAGCGCTATTTAGCCGAATTAAGCGGCGGTGAAAGACAGAAGGTTTACCTGGCGCGCGCCCTGACCCAGGAGCCCGACGTTCTCTTGTTAGATGAACCCACGAGCAACCTTGATGTGAAGCACCAGCTGGAAGTGCTGGAACTGGTGCGGGATGTGGCCAAGCAGCAAGAGAAGTGCGTCTTGATGGTGATGCATGACCTGAATCTGGCAGTTCGCTTTTCCGACCAATTGTTGATGTTAAAGGATGGTCTTGTATTTGCGGCAGGAAATCCTCAGGGGGTTCTGACGCCGGAGAACATCAGAGCCGTTTACGAGGTGGAGGCGATGATTGTGCCGACGAGCTTGGGCCCTTATGTGATTACTGCAAGGGCAAGTAATGGCGCGGTGAACACCGGAGAGGAGCACCGGCAGGTTGCGGCTTCCATAGGAATGCGGTAA
- the cobN gene encoding cobaltochelatase subunit CobN, translating into MKKITAVMWHSHTTTMRRAGELVKDFLELRCYSARFLEEGKEELALALEDMRQADLIFFYRSTGETIWEELEATVKEMEKPVVCAAHDPALWLLSTVDPEVVARCHTYVVYGGPENFAQMLRYLSAEVLGTKLPYQEPISYPWEGVYHPDAPHCFGSVEDYLAWYRPKDAPAVGLLFSRSHWVNGNLAVEDLLIRLFEERGYNVIPVFCYSLKDAELGTRGSGEVVRDYFFDREGRPRIKALVKLISFFLEARTRSDDFQREGVAAAGVTLLQQLGVPVFQPVASFYRTVEEWERDPQGLNHDISWCIALPEFEGVIEPIFIAGARREGELEFREPVPERCRRLVERVANWIRLAEKPVRERKVAFVLHNNPCASVEATVGSGANLDTIESVARILQQMQKAGYTVEAPAGGKELIDAIMERKAISEFRWTTTDEIITKGGALKLIPVEEYREWFDTLSPRVQERLTDAWGAPPGEAKNGVPAAMVHEGKIVVTGVQYGNAVVCVQPKRGCAGARCDGQVCKILHDPDIPPPHQYLATYRYLERDFGVDAIVHVGTHGNLEFLPGKGVGLSGDCYPDLGIGTIPHLYIYNADNPPEGTIAKRRSYATLVDHMQTVLTQGELYDELAELERCLEEYEKAKVADPARAHTLEHLIIEEIKKTNLDKQIPVDGGHVNFAATVEKAHALLSTIRNTQVQDGQHIFGELPQGERKIAFINSILRFDAGQETSLRRAVAALMDLELSELLADQGRISLRFGKSYGALLEEIDRASRAFIGYFLKGKEVGPGLAQEVLGDKFICLEALSSLNAVLPRVLELDARIEASREIESLLSGFAGRYIPAGPSGLITRGRDDVLPTGRNFYSLDPHRVPTRAAWEVGKRLAQKVLEKHLAEEGRYPENIALYWMCNDIMWADGEGLGQMFYLLGVKPKWLPNGRVSGIEVIPLEELGRPRIDLTVRVSGITRDNFPNCVELLDEAIQFVAALDEPPEQNYVRKHTLAQLDGKGDDETWRDATLRIFAARPGTYQAGVNLAVYASAWKEEKDLADIFVYWNGYAYGKGVFGKEAFRQLQSNLRTVDVTYNKVVTDESDLFSCCCYFGTHGGLTAAARVASGKEVKTYYGDTREPEHVEVRTLADEIRRVVRTKLLNPKWIEGQKRHGYKGAGDISKRVGRVYGWEASTREVDDWIFDDITKTFILDEENRKFFEEHNPWAMEEIARRLLEAHQRGLWNADPEVLEGLKEFYLEIEGWIEEKMGEVKGDFQGGAIDILTAEEVADWGAKMQEIKAKLGSSS; encoded by the coding sequence TTGAAGAAAATTACAGCCGTCATGTGGCACAGCCATACCACGACCATGCGGCGGGCCGGGGAGTTGGTAAAAGATTTTCTCGAACTGCGCTGCTATTCTGCCCGCTTTCTCGAGGAAGGAAAAGAGGAACTGGCTCTTGCCCTCGAGGATATGAGACAGGCCGACCTGATCTTTTTCTACAGGTCAACAGGTGAGACCATCTGGGAGGAGCTGGAAGCCACGGTCAAAGAAATGGAGAAGCCTGTGGTCTGCGCCGCCCACGACCCTGCCCTCTGGCTCCTTTCGACCGTTGACCCGGAAGTTGTGGCAAGGTGCCACACCTACGTTGTCTACGGGGGCCCGGAAAATTTTGCCCAGATGCTCCGCTACCTCAGTGCGGAGGTCCTGGGTACAAAGCTTCCTTATCAAGAGCCGATCTCCTACCCCTGGGAGGGGGTCTACCACCCGGACGCCCCCCATTGCTTTGGCAGCGTTGAAGATTATCTTGCCTGGTATCGGCCGAAAGACGCCCCCGCCGTTGGTCTCCTTTTTTCCCGGAGCCACTGGGTGAACGGCAACCTTGCCGTGGAAGACCTTTTGATCCGCCTGTTCGAAGAAAGAGGTTACAACGTAATCCCCGTTTTCTGCTACTCTTTGAAGGACGCGGAACTGGGAACCAGGGGTTCCGGGGAGGTGGTCCGGGACTATTTCTTCGACCGGGAAGGAAGGCCGCGGATCAAAGCCCTGGTCAAGCTCATCTCCTTCTTCCTCGAGGCCAGAACGAGAAGCGATGACTTCCAGCGGGAGGGTGTGGCTGCAGCAGGCGTCACTCTCCTGCAGCAGCTGGGCGTCCCGGTTTTCCAGCCCGTTGCCTCTTTTTACCGCACCGTGGAGGAGTGGGAGAGAGATCCCCAGGGGTTGAACCACGACATCTCCTGGTGCATCGCCTTGCCAGAATTCGAAGGGGTGATCGAGCCGATCTTCATCGCCGGGGCACGCCGGGAAGGAGAACTGGAATTCCGGGAACCCGTACCGGAGCGCTGCCGCCGGCTGGTGGAACGGGTGGCCAACTGGATCCGCTTGGCGGAAAAGCCGGTCCGGGAGCGAAAGGTGGCCTTTGTCCTGCACAACAACCCCTGCGCTTCTGTAGAAGCTACAGTGGGCAGTGGGGCCAACCTGGATACCATCGAAAGTGTGGCCAGAATTTTGCAGCAAATGCAGAAGGCGGGCTACACGGTGGAGGCTCCCGCCGGCGGCAAGGAACTCATCGATGCCATTATGGAACGCAAGGCCATTTCAGAGTTCCGCTGGACCACCACCGATGAGATCATCACCAAGGGCGGAGCGCTCAAGCTGATTCCGGTGGAGGAATACCGGGAGTGGTTTGATACCCTTTCGCCCCGGGTGCAGGAACGCCTCACCGACGCCTGGGGAGCCCCTCCGGGGGAGGCGAAAAACGGCGTTCCCGCTGCGATGGTGCACGAAGGCAAGATCGTCGTCACCGGAGTGCAGTACGGCAATGCTGTGGTCTGCGTGCAGCCGAAACGGGGCTGCGCCGGGGCGCGCTGCGACGGGCAGGTTTGCAAGATCCTGCATGACCCTGACATCCCACCACCGCACCAGTATCTTGCCACCTATCGCTATCTCGAGCGCGACTTTGGCGTAGATGCGATCGTTCACGTGGGAACCCACGGCAACCTGGAGTTTCTGCCTGGCAAGGGAGTTGGCCTTTCCGGGGACTGCTACCCGGACCTGGGGATCGGCACCATCCCACACCTCTACATCTACAATGCCGATAATCCCCCGGAGGGAACCATTGCCAAGCGAAGGAGCTACGCCACCCTGGTAGACCACATGCAGACGGTGCTCACCCAGGGAGAACTCTACGACGAACTGGCGGAACTGGAACGCTGCCTTGAAGAGTACGAAAAGGCAAAGGTGGCTGATCCCGCCCGCGCCCATACCCTGGAGCACCTGATCATTGAAGAGATCAAAAAGACCAACCTGGACAAACAGATTCCGGTGGACGGGGGCCACGTCAACTTTGCTGCCACAGTCGAAAAGGCCCACGCCCTGCTCTCCACCATCAGGAACACCCAGGTTCAGGACGGCCAGCACATCTTCGGCGAGCTGCCTCAAGGCGAACGAAAGATTGCATTTATCAACTCTATTCTGCGTTTCGATGCCGGCCAGGAAACATCTTTGCGCCGCGCCGTTGCTGCTTTAATGGATCTCGAGCTGTCTGAACTTTTAGCTGACCAGGGAAGAATTTCTCTCCGTTTTGGGAAATCTTATGGTGCCCTGCTGGAGGAAATCGATCGGGCATCTCGAGCCTTTATCGGGTATTTCTTGAAGGGGAAGGAGGTAGGCCCGGGGTTAGCCCAGGAAGTTCTGGGAGATAAATTCATCTGCCTTGAGGCGCTATCTTCTCTTAACGCGGTTTTGCCCAGGGTTCTCGAGCTTGATGCCCGCATTGAGGCATCCCGGGAAATAGAATCCCTTCTCTCGGGGTTTGCGGGCAGATACATTCCCGCGGGACCCTCCGGCCTGATCACGCGGGGCCGCGATGACGTACTGCCTACAGGACGCAACTTTTACTCACTGGATCCTCACCGGGTACCGACGAGAGCCGCCTGGGAAGTAGGGAAGCGCCTCGCGCAAAAAGTGCTGGAAAAGCACCTTGCCGAAGAGGGCCGCTACCCGGAAAATATCGCCCTCTACTGGATGTGCAACGATATCATGTGGGCCGACGGGGAAGGCCTGGGGCAGATGTTCTACCTCCTGGGGGTGAAGCCAAAGTGGCTTCCCAACGGCCGGGTATCCGGCATCGAGGTGATCCCTTTGGAGGAACTGGGCAGGCCGCGTATCGACCTTACGGTTAGGGTGTCAGGGATCACCAGGGACAACTTCCCCAACTGTGTGGAACTTCTGGACGAGGCAATCCAGTTCGTGGCTGCCCTGGACGAACCACCGGAGCAGAACTACGTGCGCAAGCACACCCTCGCCCAACTGGACGGGAAAGGGGATGACGAGACCTGGCGGGACGCCACCCTGCGCATTTTCGCCGCGAGGCCTGGAACTTACCAGGCCGGGGTAAATCTGGCGGTCTACGCCTCGGCCTGGAAAGAAGAGAAGGATCTGGCCGACATCTTTGTCTACTGGAACGGGTATGCCTACGGCAAGGGGGTCTTCGGTAAGGAGGCCTTCAGGCAACTCCAGTCGAATCTACGTACCGTAGACGTTACCTACAACAAGGTGGTGACAGATGAGAGCGATCTCTTCTCCTGCTGCTGCTATTTCGGCACACACGGCGGCCTGACCGCGGCGGCGCGGGTTGCCTCGGGGAAGGAGGTCAAAACGTACTACGGAGACACCAGGGAGCCGGAGCACGTGGAGGTTCGGACGCTGGCCGACGAAATCCGGCGCGTGGTGCGGACGAAGCTCCTCAATCCCAAGTGGATCGAGGGGCAGAAGCGGCACGGCTACAAGGGAGCCGGGGACATTTCCAAAAGGGTTGGCCGGGTTTACGGCTGGGAAGCTTCAACCCGAGAGGTTGACGACTGGATTTTCGACGACATCACGAAAACCTTCATCCTGGATGAAGAAAACCGCAAGTTCTTCGAAGAACACAACCCCTGGGCCATGGAGGAGATTGCTCGCCGCCTCCTGGAGGCCCACCAGCGCGGCTTATGGAACGCCGATCCCGAGGTGCTGGAGGGCTTGAAGGAGTTCTACCTGGAAATCGAGGGTTGGATTGAAGAGAAAATGGGCGAAGTTAAGGGGGACTTCCAGGGCGGGGCGATTGACATCCTCACCGCCGAAGAAGTGGCCGACTGGGGCGCCAAGATGCAGGAAATCAAAGCCAAACTCGGCAGTTCAAGCTGA